The Actinosynnema mirum DSM 43827 genomic interval GACTGGTACGTCACCGGGGCCAGCCACCTGCGGATCGAGGTCGCCCCCACCGACGTGTGCAGCGGGTTCGTCGTCGCGGGCCACGGGCCGCCGTGGTGCATCCCCCACGCCACCGCCACGCCGGTCGGCCAGGCGTTGAAGATGATGCGGCCCGCCACGCCCCTCAGCGCCTCCGCCGCCTGCGCCGCCAGGCCGTGCTCCTCCGGGTCCGCGTGCACCGTCCCCGTCAGCGTCCCCGGCAGCGACGGCAGCAGCGCCAGCACCCGCGCGGGGTCGTCGTAGGTCACCACGACGCCCGCCGGGCCGAAGTGCTCCTCGGTCAACCTCTCCCGGTTCTCCTCGAACACCTCCACCGGCACGGTGAACAGCTTCGGCGCCGCCGTCCAGCCCGCCTCCGGGGCCGTGCCCTCGGCCACCAGCGACGCCAGCCCGGACGCCGCCAGGTCCTCGGTGCCCGAGCGGTACGAGTCGCGCATCCGCTCGTTCAGCATCGCGCCACCCGCCGACGCCGACACCGCCTCCGCCAGCGCGGGCACCAGGGCGGTGGGGGCGAACAGCAGGCCCGGATTCGTGCAGAACTGGCCGACGCCCATCACCAGCGACCCGGCGAACCCCGCCGCGATCTCCGCCCCGCGCGCCGACGCCGCCGCGGGCAGCACCACCGCCGGGTTCACGCTCCCCAGCTCCCCGTAGAACGGGATCGGGTCCGGGCGCGACGACGCCAGGTCGAACAGCGCCCGCCCGCCGCCCGTGGAGCCGGTGAAGCCCACCGCCCGCACCGCCGGGTGCTTGACCAGCGCCACCCCGGCCTGCGTGCCGTACACGATCCCGAACACCCCGGCGGGCAGCACCGACGCCACCACGCGCGCCGTCTCGCGCGCCGTGCTCGGGTGCGCCGAGTGGGACTTCACCACCACCGGGCAGCCCGCCGCCAGCGCCGACGCCGTGTCGCCGCCCGCCACCGAGAACGCGAACGGGAAGTTCGACGCCGAGAACACCGCCACCGGCCCGAGCGGGCGCAGCACCCGCCGCAGCTCCGGCCTCGGCGGGATGATGTCGGGATCGGCGCCGTCCAGCACCGCCTCCACGTAGCTGCCCTCGCGCAGCACCCCCGCGAACAGCCGCAGCTGGTTCGTGGTGCGCTTCAGCTCCGTGGTCAGCCTCGGCACGCCCAGCGCCGTCTCGCGGTCCGCGGTCTCCACCAGCGGCCCGGACTCCGCGTCCAGCGCGTCCGCCAGCCCGTCGAGCAGCTCGGCCCGCTCCGCGCCGGGCAGCGTCGACCACGACGGGAACGCCGCCTCCGCCGCCCGCGCCAGCGCGTCCACCTCCGCGTCCGACGTCACCGGCACCGGCTCGCCGAACGGCTCCCCGGTCCTCGGGTCGTACCCCTGCACGCCGCTCACCGGCCCGCCTCCTGAACCGCCGTGTCGAAGTCCGGACCGACCCACACACCGCCCAGGTACTTCAGCGCCAACGACTCCGGGTCCGGCTCGCCGTGCTGGGCGATCACCTCCGCCGCGAACACCTCGGAGTCGTCCTCGGACACGTACCCCAGCTCCCGCGCCGCCTCCAGCGAGAACCACCGCCGGGTGTTGTCCGAGACGCCCCACACCACCCGGAAGCCCGGCGACGGCGCCGACAGGCACGCCTCGAACAGCCGCGCCCCGTCGTCCGGGGACAGCCACGTCGACAGCATCCGCACGTCGCGCGGCTTCTCGAAGCACGACCCGATCCGGATCGCGATCACGTCCAGCCCGTACCGCGCCGAGTACATCGACCCCAGCGCCTCCAGGGCCGCCTTGCTCACGCCGTAGTAGCTGTCCGGCTGCGGGAACAGCGCGTCACCGGCCTCGCCGGACGCCCGCTCGTAGAACCCCACCGCGTGGTTCGAGCTGGCCAGCACCACGCGCTTCACGCCCGCCCGCCTGGCGGCCTCCAGCACCGCGTGCGTGCCGTTGATGTTCACCTCCAGGATCTCCGCCCACGGCCGCTCCAGGCTGTGCCCGCCGAGGTGGATCACGGCGTCCACGCCCTCGCAGGCCCGTTCCACCGCCTCCAGGTCGGTCACCGAGGCGGTCACCAGCTCGACCTCCTCACCGTCCTCGGCGGGGCGCTGCTCGGCGACGTCGAGCAGGCGCAGCACTCGGCCGGGCGCGGCCAACCGGGGGCGCATCAGCGAGCCGACGATGCCCGCCGCGCCGGTGATCAGGATCCGTGCGGTCAACGGGGGAGCCTTTCCGTGAGGGGATCAGCGGCCGAACTGCCGCAGCAGCTCGGTGACGGTGCGGGCCGCGTGCAGCAGCGCCCCCACCACCTGGCGCTCGTGCTCGCCGTCGAGCCTGCCCAGCGGCACCGAGCAGCTCATCGCGTCGAGCACGGGCGTGCGGTAGGGCAGCGCCACCGCGAAGCAGCCGAGACCGGGCGTGTTCTCCTCGCGCTCGTGGGCGTAGCCCACCCCGCGGAAGCCCGCGAGCTGCGCGTGCAGCGCCGCCCGGTCGGTGACGGTGTTCTGGGTGAGCGGGTCCAGCGTGGCCGGCAGGACGGCGTCGACCTCCTGCGGGGTGCGCGCGGCCAGCACCGCCTTGCCCAGCGACGTGGAGTGCGCGGGCAGCCGCCTGCCCACGCGCGAGACCACCCGCAGGTGGTGCTCGGACTCGCGGCTGGCCAGGTAGACCACGTCCGAGCCGTCGAGCCGCGCCAGGTGCACGGTCTCGTTGACCTCGCGCCTGACCTGCTCCATCACCCGGATGGCGACCTGCACCACCGGGTCGTGGTCGAGGTACGAGGTGCCGACGAGCAGCGCCCTCACCCCGATGCCGTACGTGCCCCTGGTGGAGTCCAGCTCCACCCAGCCCCGCGCCACGAGGGTCTGGAGCAGCATGTACAGGCTGGACTTCGGGTAGCTCAGCTCGCGGTGCAGCTCGGTGAGGGTGAGCGGGCGCTCCGAGGAGGACAGCACCTCCAGCAGTTCCACGGTCCGGTCCGCCGACTTCACCGCGTTCGGCCGAGCGGGTGACGTGCCTCCAGCCACTGGGTCCTCCACGGAAACGTTCAGGCAACACGCACTTGACACGTCGCTGCGCCGATTCTTACAGTCCGCCCCAGGGGTTCACAAGTACGACCCTAATTCAGATATGTGAACACAGCTTTAGAGCGTCGACAAGTGAACACCACCAACGAGACGCGGGAGCGCCGGCCGCCGCCGGTCCCGCCCCGGCGCCGGGCGCGCGATCGACCACCCGGCGCGGGAGCCACCCAGCGATCAAGGGATGAAGGTCTGGTATGCAACTCGACGGGGTGCTGTTCTTCCCGGTGACACCGTTCGACGCGGGCGGCGGGCTCGACGAGGCGGTGCTGGCCGAGCACGTCAGGCGCGGTGTCGCCGCCGGGGCGGGCGGCGTCTTCGTCGCGTGCGGCACCGGGGAGTTCCACGCGCTGGCGCCGGACGAGTTCGAGCGCGCGGTCGCGGTCGCGGCGCGGGTCACCGAGGGCAGGGTGCCGGTGTTCGCGGGAACCGGCGGACCGCTGCCCACGGCGCGCCGCTGCGCCGAGGCCGCCCACCGCGCGGGCGCGGACGGCCTGCTCCTGCTCCCGCCCTACCTGGTGTCCGGACCGCCCGCCGGGCTGGTGCGCTACGTCGCCGGGGTGGCCGACGCCACCGACCTGCCGGTGATCGCCTACCAGCGCAACAACGCCGTGTTCACCCCGGCCACCGCGGTCGAGATCGCCGCGCTGCCGACCGTGGTGGGCCTCAAGGACGGTCTCGGAGACATCGACCTGCTGCACCGGATCGTGCTCGCCGTGCGCGAGCGGGTCGAGAAGCCGTTCCAGTTCTTCAACGGGCTGCCCACCGCCGAGCTGACCGTCCCGGCCTACCGGGGCATCGGCGTGGACCTGTACTCGTCCGCCGTGTTCTGCTTCGCCCCCGAGGTCTCGCTCGGCTTCTACCGGGCCGTGCACGCCGACGACACCGCCCTGGTGCGCCGCTACCTCACCGAGTTCTACCGGCCGCTGGTCGAGCTGCGCGACCGCGTCCCCGGCTACGCCGTCTCGCTGGTCAAGGCCGCCGTCCGGGCCACCGGCCTCGACGTCGGCGGCGTCCGCGCGCCCCTGGTCGACCCCTCGCCCGAGCACCTCGCGGAGCTGGAGCTGGTCGTGGCGGCGGGCCGGGCGCTCGCGCTGGAGACGGCGGGGAGCGCGCAGGAGACCGGGGTGAACGGCTCCTCGGCGGGCGGTGCGAACGGGGCGGTCGGGCAACCGGAGCTCGCCGGATGAGGATCACCGACGTCGTCGTCACCCCCATCGCCTTCCCCGACCCGCCGCTGCTCAACTCGGTCGGCGTGCACGAGCCGTGGGTGCTGCGCACGGTCGTCGAGGTCCGCACCGACGCGGGCCTCACCGGTCTCGGCGAGACCTACGGGGACATCGGCCACCTGAACCGGGTCCGGGCCGCCGCGCCCGCCCTCACCGGGCTGGACGTCCACGACCTCAACGGCATCCGCGCCCGCGTGTCCACCGCCCTCGGCGGCCAGGCGGGCTCGGACCGGCACGGGCTCACCGGGCAGCTCACCGTCGAGTCCACGGTCGACCGGGTGTTCTCCCCGTTCGAGGTCGCCACCTGGGACATCCGGGGCAAGGCCCTGGACCGCCCCGTGGTCGACCTGCTCGGCGGCGCCGTCCGCGACGCCGTCCCGTACAGCGCCTACCTGTTCTACAAGTGGGCAGGCCACCCCGGCGCGGAGCCCGACGAGTGGGGCGCCGCGCTCGACGCCGACGGCGTCGTCGCCCAGGCGCGGGAGCTGACCGGCAGGCACGGCTTCCGGTCGATCAAGCTCAAGGGCGGCGTGCTGCCGCCCGACGAGGAGGTCGCCGCGATCCGCGCCCTGCGCGAGGCGTTCCCCGACCACCCGCTGCGGCTCGACCCCAACGCGGCCTGGTCGCCGACCACCGGGCTCAAGGTCGCGCACGAGCTGGACGGCGTCCTGGAGTACCTGGAGGACCCCAGCCCGGAGATCGAGGGCATGGCCGAGGTCGCCGCCGGGTCGCCGCTGCCGCTGGCCACCAACATGTGCACGATCGCGTTCGAGCACCTCGCGCCCTCCGTGGCGGCGGGCGCGGTGCAGGTCGTGCTGTCCGACCACCACTACTGGGGCGGGCTGGCCAGGTCCAAGGAGCTGGCGGCGATCTGCCGGACGTTCGGCGTCGGGCTGTCCATGCACTCCAACTCGCACCTGGGCATCAGCCTGGCCGCCATGACCCACCTGGCCGCCGCCACGCCCAACCTGGACTACGCCTGCGACACGCACTACCCGTGGAACAGCGCGTGGGACGTGCTCACCGAGCCGCTGTCCTTCGTGGACGGCGCGCTGCCCGTGCCCACCGGCCCCGGCCTCGGCGTCGAGCTGGACCGGGACAAGCTCGCCGCGCGCGCCGAGGACTACCGCCGCTGCGGCATCGTGCAGCGCGACGACACCGGCTACATGCGGACCATCGACCCCGGCTACGAGAGGAGACGACCCCGGTGGTGACCACCGTCGCGCACGCCTACCCCTGGGACCTCGTCGGCGACCCGGCGGCGGCCGAGCGGATCGCCGCGCTGGGCGTGGACGCGGTGGCGCTGGCCGCCTCGTACCACACGGTCCGCGCCGCCACCCCGTTCCACCCGAGGCGCCGGCTGGTCGACGCCCGGCACGCCGCGCTCTACCTGCCGGTCCGGCCGCAGGCGTGGGGCAGGCTGGTCCCCGCCGCGCCGAGCTGGGTCGACGGGGAGAACCCGTACGGCGCGGCCTCCGACGCCCTGCGCGCGGTCGGGCTGCCCGTGCACGCCTGGACCGTGCTCACGCACAGCAGCAGGCTCGGCGACCTGCACCCGGACCTGGTGGTGCGCAACGCCTTCGGCGACCGCTACCCGTACGCCCTGTGCCCGGCCAACCCGGACGTCGCCGAGTACGCCAAGAACCTGGTGACCGAGGTGCTCGACCAGGGCGCGCCGGACGGCGTGGTGCTGGAGGCCTGCGGGCCGCTCGGCCTCACGCACGGCGGGCACCACGAGAAGACCGACGGCGCGGACTGGGGCCCGGTCGCCCAGAAGCTGCTGTCGCTGTGCTTCTGCGCGGCCTGCGAGCGGCGCTACCCCGACGCGGACGCGGTCCGGGCCGCCGTGCGCGCGGGCGTCGACGGCGGGGCGTCCAGCGTCGAGGAGGCGCTGGGGGAGTGGGCCGCCGGTGTGCGGGCCACGCGCACGGCCCTGTCCCGCGACCTGCGCCGCGACCTGGTCGGCCTGGTCCGCGCCGCCGGGGCCAAGGCGGTCGTGCACGCGACCGCCGACCCGTGGGGCACCGGTCCGTTCGCGACGGTCGCCGACGGCGTCGGGACCGAGGTGGACGTGCTCACCCTGACCTGCTGGGGCGGCCCCGAGGCGTCCCTGCCCGCCATCGAGGCACTGCGGGAGGCGGCGCCGGGCGTCCCGATCGCCGCCTACGTGCTGGCGCTGCCGCCCAGGAACGCCGACGCGGCGGCCCTGGTCGAGGAGTGGCGGCACTACGGCGTGGACGAGCTGCACCTCTACCACGCGGGCCTGGCCTCGGCGGACCGGATGTCGGCGATGGGCGAGGCGCTGGGCGCCCTCCGGGGGCAGCCGGTCCTTCACCCTTGAGTGTGCGCACCCCGAGCAACCCGACGCCCGTCCCGTTCCGTCCTAGGCGCATGAGGAGCCTAGGAACCGCAATCGGAACGGGTGCGCTGCTGGCCGCTGTGCTGGTCGGCTGCGCGTCCGGCCAGTCCGGCGAGGTCGGGGCGGGCGCGGGTTCGGGCCCGACGCTGACCACCGAGCCCGCGCCCACCACCAGCTCGGTCGAGGCCGAGCCCGACCCCGGCTTCGACTCGGCCGTGCCCCAGGGCGGGGTCGAGGTGCCCGCCGCCCAGCTCAACGCCGGCGCGCTCGCCGAGGGCAGCCCGCGCACCGCGTGGACCGAGGACGGCGGGCTCGTCCTCGGCGCCATCGGCCAGGAGGGCGGCTGCGGCACGTCGCGCATGGAGATCGCCGAGCAGAACGAGCAGCAGGTCATCGCCGTGCTGGTGGAGACCCTGTCCGGGGCCGACGAGATCTGCACGATGGACATCCGCTTCCCGCCGCTGACCGCGAAGCTCGACCAGCCGCTGGGGGAGCGCGCCGTGGTGCTCCAGGCCAGGCAGGAGCAGAAGAAGTAGCACCCGCCGGAGGCCCGCCCGCACCGGGCGGGCCTTCGGTCCGCACGGCTGCAACCACCCGGCCCGGTAGTACCGTCCTAGG includes:
- a CDS encoding 5-dehydro-4-deoxyglucarate dehydratase, giving the protein MQLDGVLFFPVTPFDAGGGLDEAVLAEHVRRGVAAGAGGVFVACGTGEFHALAPDEFERAVAVAARVTEGRVPVFAGTGGPLPTARRCAEAAHRAGADGLLLLPPYLVSGPPAGLVRYVAGVADATDLPVIAYQRNNAVFTPATAVEIAALPTVVGLKDGLGDIDLLHRIVLAVRERVEKPFQFFNGLPTAELTVPAYRGIGVDLYSSAVFCFAPEVSLGFYRAVHADDTALVRRYLTEFYRPLVELRDRVPGYAVSLVKAAVRATGLDVGGVRAPLVDPSPEHLAELELVVAAGRALALETAGSAQETGVNGSSAGGANGAVGQPELAG
- a CDS encoding aldehyde dehydrogenase (NADP(+)), which encodes MSGVQGYDPRTGEPFGEPVPVTSDAEVDALARAAEAAFPSWSTLPGAERAELLDGLADALDAESGPLVETADRETALGVPRLTTELKRTTNQLRLFAGVLREGSYVEAVLDGADPDIIPPRPELRRVLRPLGPVAVFSASNFPFAFSVAGGDTASALAAGCPVVVKSHSAHPSTARETARVVASVLPAGVFGIVYGTQAGVALVKHPAVRAVGFTGSTGGGRALFDLASSRPDPIPFYGELGSVNPAVVLPAAASARGAEIAAGFAGSLVMGVGQFCTNPGLLFAPTALVPALAEAVSASAGGAMLNERMRDSYRSGTEDLAASGLASLVAEGTAPEAGWTAAPKLFTVPVEVFEENRERLTEEHFGPAGVVVTYDDPARVLALLPSLPGTLTGTVHADPEEHGLAAQAAEALRGVAGRIIFNAWPTGVAVAWGMHHGGPWPATTNPLHTSVGATSIRRWLAPVTYQSWPDELLPPELQSGNPLGIPRRVDGVLGTR
- a CDS encoding IclR family transcriptional regulator encodes the protein MSSACCLNVSVEDPVAGGTSPARPNAVKSADRTVELLEVLSSSERPLTLTELHRELSYPKSSLYMLLQTLVARGWVELDSTRGTYGIGVRALLVGTSYLDHDPVVQVAIRVMEQVRREVNETVHLARLDGSDVVYLASRESEHHLRVVSRVGRRLPAHSTSLGKAVLAARTPQEVDAVLPATLDPLTQNTVTDRAALHAQLAGFRGVGYAHEREENTPGLGCFAVALPYRTPVLDAMSCSVPLGRLDGEHERQVVGALLHAARTVTELLRQFGR
- a CDS encoding NAD-dependent epimerase/dehydratase family protein, encoding MTARILITGAAGIVGSLMRPRLAAPGRVLRLLDVAEQRPAEDGEEVELVTASVTDLEAVERACEGVDAVIHLGGHSLERPWAEILEVNINGTHAVLEAARRAGVKRVVLASSNHAVGFYERASGEAGDALFPQPDSYYGVSKAALEALGSMYSARYGLDVIAIRIGSCFEKPRDVRMLSTWLSPDDGARLFEACLSAPSPGFRVVWGVSDNTRRWFSLEAARELGYVSEDDSEVFAAEVIAQHGEPDPESLALKYLGGVWVGPDFDTAVQEAGR
- a CDS encoding glucarate dehydratase family protein, with the translated sequence MRITDVVVTPIAFPDPPLLNSVGVHEPWVLRTVVEVRTDAGLTGLGETYGDIGHLNRVRAAAPALTGLDVHDLNGIRARVSTALGGQAGSDRHGLTGQLTVESTVDRVFSPFEVATWDIRGKALDRPVVDLLGGAVRDAVPYSAYLFYKWAGHPGAEPDEWGAALDADGVVAQARELTGRHGFRSIKLKGGVLPPDEEVAAIRALREAFPDHPLRLDPNAAWSPTTGLKVAHELDGVLEYLEDPSPEIEGMAEVAAGSPLPLATNMCTIAFEHLAPSVAAGAVQVVLSDHHYWGGLARSKELAAICRTFGVGLSMHSNSHLGISLAAMTHLAAATPNLDYACDTHYPWNSAWDVLTEPLSFVDGALPVPTGPGLGVELDRDKLAARAEDYRRCGIVQRDDTGYMRTIDPGYERRRPRW